The sequence below is a genomic window from Leishmania panamensis strain MHOM/PA/94/PSC-1 chromosome 3 sequence.
CGCATACATGCACGGCCCTCGTTGTGTGGTGCGGCTTTTCCTCTCACTCTGTTGCAGCTGTcgctccccacacacacacacacgcgctctGAGCGTGTGCGTTTAATGAAATTACTAAGCGGGGTAAGCGCACACGTCGGGAGAAGGACCGAATAAGCCAACGGatggcaaaagagagagaagaaatcAAACgacaggagagagatgcTTCGCTTCGAGTGCGAAGGTGAGTGGTGCACTCGTTCGGTGTGTGTCGGCGTGCCTCTCCCGTGAGtccgaggaggaagagaggaaagcggTAGGAgggtgtggtggtgaagcagcggtggcgagagagggagagagagagcggctgGTGCCAACCCAGCGGCGGTGTTAAAGCGTCACCGACCCTCTCAGCCATCCCCACCTCCCTGTCTCCcgccctctcgctccctctctccgctttTCATGAGGACGTTGAGCGTCATGACCCAActcaccgcagcagcgtcaggcAAGGACGAAAGAGACGAGGGCATCGTGTGGTCAagtacgtgctgctgctgcacagacacacggcGAGCGCggtgccttctctctctctcccctccttttcttctgccCTCATGCATTGCTGATGAATGGCTGCCATGACGATCGTCATTGTccttctctccatcttcctcgtccctcctctctccgctcgTGTGCCGCGGCTTCCCGGCTGGTGtcacgcacgcgcgtctTGTGTCTTGTGAGAACAAAGCATCGCAGAGCGGATCCCGTgcactcactctctccaccccccccacgcGCCCGCCCCACGCAACAGCTCGTTCTCATCACCAACGTCTATgcgcacacccgcacatccgcacctttttccttcccctttgccTGTCGCCCCcgctcgtctctctcaccccctccccctctctctctctgcgtgctcGACGTGCGGTTTTTACTCATACACTCGCCCGCAAGCGCATACGCAGAAcgagccccctccccccccctttacacacacacacacacacgtgcgcctTGGCCATTCGGACGCGAAACGGcaagcggtgctgctcaagGACTGAGACACCTCTCCTAGTCAagtgtttctctcttcagtAGTCGTGCTTATCCTGAGGGGCACTGAGCGAGGCAGCGCTCGCTTCGTGCGTCCTACAGTGTTCTGCTGCTcacctcgttctctctctctcacactctCGTACCAGCGGGCATACGAATGCAGAGCAACACCGTCTTGGACCCAgagcgcgaggcgctgcgcagcgaaGCCATCAAGAAGACGGTGGAGCGCAACGTCACGCAGGCTCGCTTGAAGAAGGTAAACGATGAcgtcaagcagcagcagcgggagctgGACAAGGTGGAGGATCAGGTCAACGCACTCCTCAGCATTGGCCACTACGTGGGTGAGGTTCTCAAGCGCGTTGATGAGGAGCGCTTCATCGTGAAGAGCATCAGCGGCGCGCGTCACCTGGTTGGCTACCGCAAGAGCATCAAGCCGGAGAAGCTCAAGTTTGGTGCTCGTGTCGCGCTGGAGATTACGACCTTCACGATCgtgaaggtgctgccgcgcGAGGTGGACCCGCAGGTGTACAGCATGCAGTACATGTCCAGCGACAAGGATGTGTCCTTCCAGGACATTGGTGGACTGCAGCCACAGATGCGGCAGATGCGGGAGGTGATTGAGCTGCCCCTGACGAACCCAGAGCTGTTCACGCGCGTTGGCATTGCCGCGCCGAAGGGTGTGCTGCTCTATGGCCCGCCAGGCACCGGcaagacgctgctggcgaagGCCATCGCCGCCAATGTGGATGCCGCGTTCCTCAAGAtcgtcgcctcctccatcgtTGATAAGTACATTGGTGAGTCGGCGCGTGTCATTCGTGAAATGTTCGCCTACGCGCGTGAGCACGAGCCGTGCATTATCTTCATTGATGAGGTGGACGCCATCGGTAGCAAGCGTATCGAGGGCTCGTCCTCGGATCGCGAAATCCAGCGTACGCTGATGGAGCTACTCAACCAGATGGACGGCTTTGACACGCTGGGCAAGGTGAAGGTCATCATGGCAACGAACCGGCCCGACACGCTCGATGCGGCCCTGATGCGGCCCGGACGCCTCGACCGCAAGATCGAGATCCCGTTGCCGAACGAGGCCGGGCGGCTCGACATCCTCCGAATCCACTCGGCAAAGATCGCAAAGCAGGGCGACATCGACTTTGAGAGCGTCGTGAAGTTATCGGAGGGCTTCAACGGGGCTGATCTGCGGAACGTCTGCACGGAGGCCGGTATGTTTGCCATTCGCGCCGGCCGCGACTACGTCGAGAACAACGACTTCAACAAGGCTGTCCGCAAGGTGGCGGACATGAAGCGGCTGGAGGGCACGGCGCACCAGTACTCAGATCAGTAGGAGGGCTCTCAAGGATGGCGAGGACAGCTTCGGCAAAGACACCGAACCTCTGCCTGCATGAGTGTACACAGCTTGCTGTTCACGCATGGCGCCGTGActttcaccctctcccacccacgGCTGTCGCTACTTCACTGGCAACAATGATGGATATGGTGGACCGTTGGTAttgtcccccctcccctcccctcccctccatcgCCCCACTCCCTCCGCCGGATGCcgtggggggaggtgcaCACATGTACATGTCGTCTCTGTCGGTGTGCAGTCGTaggagcgggaggggggtggccACTCGGTAGAGAGGAGGGACACCTATGAAGaccctctctcgttctctctcctaGCAAcgacacacaggcacacaggcacgcagaCCGACCAACTGCTcacacagcaccaccactactCCGATCCCCACGGACTGcgctcgccttctcttctctgtggtTGTTTCCTTCGCGCTGTCTGGCTGCCGGCTGGTCCACTGAAAAGAGGCCGTATGCTTCCACGCGGGTGTGCGGCGTCTGCGGGCACCCCTGTGGAGGCTCCCTTTCCCTGGCGTCTCCCTGTGTAACctgcgtgggtgtctgtgtcgccatgtcgtctctctcttctctcttccgcgtCTTTCCGAGAACAACATCGGAAGAACGTCCCCGGCCACGCAAACGCGCCAACGGGGTGagggggcgaggaagaggggaggcagagggccACGGCAAGACGGGGTGTGTCACGTgcgacgaggaaggcggGGGGATGTGgtttggcggtggcggggtcGAGGCTTCCACGGCGGTGTGCAAGAGCAGAAACGAAAAACTGCAGGACTGTGGCGTTGGGGGTGCGTTCTCTCCTCGAGGAGGAACTCGCTAAGGTGAACATCACAGTACCGctctcacacgcacgcccgtctctccttctccttccccctcaaCCCTCTGCACATGggctcttcctctccacgACCACCAACGTCTCCCACACCCTCCACCCTTACCTCGTCGCTTCGCAGCGACAACACATGAGACATGCACCTCctactgccaccaccgctcccgGCGGAGTCCGTGCATGGGCGTCTGGTGGGTGTCAGTCACCttcatctcctctctcctctccacatATTTTCTCTGTCTCGCTCTGTCTGTGCTGATTCCGTTGTACCAGCACACCTGcagtgagtgtgtgcgtgtgcgtgtgcgtgtgcgtgtgtgcgtatgcgccTTGGAAGGCAAGCGAATTTGCccggagagacagagagggtCTACGGTGTAGAGCAGTAGGGCGAGGTAGCTCTGTGTCCCTGTCTCGGCATGCCTGTGTCGCCTTCGCCATCGCTCCGCatacacccccccccccgccccgcccaacaacaacaagcaGCAGTAACGTAGCACGCATCGAGTGGCCACCCCTCTCCGCACTGGAGGAGGGCGGAAGGGGCAGAGGCCACAGCG
It includes:
- a CDS encoding 26S protease regulatory subunit, putative (TriTrypDB/GeneDB-style sysID: LpmP.03.0490) → MQSNTVLDPEREALRSEAIKKTVERNVTQARLKKVNDDVKQQQRELDKVEDQVNALLSIGHYVGEVLKRVDEERFIVKSISGARHLVGYRKSIKPEKLKFGARVALEITTFTIVKVLPREVDPQVYSMQYMSSDKDVSFQDIGGLQPQMRQMREVIELPLTNPELFTRVGIAAPKGVLLYGPPGTGKTLLAKAIAANVDAAFLKIVASSIVDKYIGESARVIREMFAYAREHEPCIIFIDEVDAIGSKRIEGSSSDREIQRTLMELLNQMDGFDTLGKVKVIMATNRPDTLDAALMRPGRLDRKIEIPLPNEAGRLDILRIHSAKIAKQGDIDFESVVKLSEGFNGADLRNVCTEAGMFAIRAGRDYVENNDFNKAVRKVADMKRLEGTAHQYSDQ